Proteins from a genomic interval of Micromonospora sp. NBC_00389:
- the mhpA gene encoding bifunctional 3-(3-hydroxy-phenyl)propionate/3-hydroxycinnamic acid hydroxylase MhpA: MIVGAGPTGLTAATLLAQHGVECLILDRWESVYPLPRAVALDDEVHRILARLGLRDEFAAIARPHRGLRLIDRRMRVLAEFQRDVAPGRHGYPQGSMFDQPELEEILRRNLTQYDSATLRGSTEVTALTQDADGVRLDVTDTATGEHQVVRAAYVLGCDGANSLTRAAIGASIQDLGFTQRWLVVDVVTNAELGQWEGVHQLSDPARAGTYMRIGKTRYRWEFRLAPGETADDFRKMTRLHPLISRWTGNIPAGELEVVRAAEYTFRAQVADRWRDRRVFLLGDAAHLTPPFIGQGMGAGLRDAMNLAWKLAGVLDGSLPETVLGTYQIERKHHTRAMIRLAKLIGTAMTAGGKMGDIIRRAVAPRLHLVPGLTALATDSETPALRRSALVLRPRLRRALAGRLCPNAILDGERRHDDVAAGRFAIVTSTEPPATLQSDVERCGAVLITARPGSELHRWLRDGRAHAAVVRPDGTVLSAGRDLPALVAILPGFRGKLPRPTTSTGE, translated from the coding sequence GTGATCGTCGGCGCAGGCCCCACCGGGCTCACCGCCGCGACGCTGCTCGCCCAGCACGGCGTGGAGTGCCTGATCCTCGACCGTTGGGAGTCGGTCTATCCCCTGCCCCGCGCCGTCGCCCTCGACGACGAGGTCCACCGCATCCTGGCGCGCCTCGGGCTCCGGGACGAGTTCGCCGCCATCGCCAGGCCACACCGGGGCCTTCGACTCATCGATCGCAGGATGCGGGTGCTGGCCGAGTTTCAGCGCGACGTGGCGCCGGGCCGGCACGGCTACCCCCAGGGGAGCATGTTCGACCAACCGGAGCTGGAGGAAATCCTCCGTCGGAATCTCACGCAGTACGACAGCGCCACCCTGCGCGGCAGCACCGAGGTCACCGCGCTGACCCAGGACGCCGACGGCGTACGGCTCGACGTCACCGACACGGCCACCGGCGAGCACCAGGTCGTCCGCGCGGCGTACGTCCTGGGTTGCGACGGCGCCAACAGCCTGACGAGGGCCGCGATCGGCGCCAGCATTCAGGACCTGGGGTTCACGCAACGCTGGCTCGTCGTCGATGTGGTCACCAACGCCGAACTCGGCCAGTGGGAAGGCGTACACCAGCTCTCCGACCCAGCCCGCGCTGGCACGTACATGCGGATCGGGAAGACCCGCTACCGCTGGGAGTTCCGGCTGGCGCCCGGTGAGACCGCGGACGACTTCCGCAAAATGACCCGGCTGCATCCGTTGATCTCGCGATGGACGGGGAACATCCCCGCTGGGGAGTTGGAGGTGGTCCGTGCGGCCGAATACACCTTTCGGGCGCAGGTCGCCGACCGGTGGCGCGACCGCCGGGTGTTCCTGCTCGGCGACGCCGCCCACCTCACCCCGCCGTTCATCGGCCAGGGAATGGGTGCCGGGCTGCGCGACGCGATGAACCTCGCCTGGAAACTCGCCGGCGTGCTCGACGGGTCCCTGCCCGAGACCGTGCTCGGCACCTACCAGATCGAACGCAAGCACCATACCCGCGCCATGATCAGGCTGGCGAAGTTGATCGGTACCGCGATGACGGCCGGCGGCAAAATGGGCGACATCATCCGCCGCGCGGTGGCGCCACGGCTGCATCTTGTGCCTGGCCTCACGGCCCTGGCCACGGACAGTGAGACACCTGCGCTGCGCCGGTCCGCTCTGGTGCTGCGGCCACGTCTGCGCCGCGCCCTCGCGGGTCGACTGTGCCCGAACGCCATCCTCGACGGCGAGCGCCGCCACGACGACGTGGCCGCTGGGCGCTTCGCGATCGTCACGTCCACCGAGCCGCCCGCCACCCTACAATCAGACGTCGAACGGTGCGGCGCAGTGCTCATCACTGCGCGGCCCGGAAGCGAACTACACCGATGGCTGAGAGACGGCCGCGCCCACGCAGCAGTCGTCCGCCCGGACGGCACCGTCCTCAGTGCCGGCCGAGACCTGCCCGCGCTCGTTGCCATCCTGCCCGGCTTCAGAGGGAAACTCCCCCGCCCCACGACCAGCACCGGCGAGTAG
- a CDS encoding patatin-like phospholipase family protein, with protein sequence MRIAVALGAGGARGYAHIGAIQVLEERGFDIVAVAGRSMGALIGGLYAAGKLGAYTDWVRTIGHREVLRLLDPAVGAPGAIWAEKLMAPVRELLDGVRFEQLPVPFTAVATDLLARRAVWFRHGPVDVAVRASIALPPAITPVMVDGRLLADGGLMEPLPMAPTTFMPADAVVAVSLKGARAQPMAPVRGGQSAKLPADLGALDVMSLSLDAVADLLIRYQLAGYPPDLLIEVPTDAARTYEFHRAVEMIEVGRRAALEALASRPFP encoded by the coding sequence GTGCGGATCGCGGTGGCACTCGGCGCCGGCGGCGCGCGTGGCTATGCGCACATCGGCGCGATCCAGGTTCTGGAGGAGCGCGGGTTCGACATCGTCGCCGTCGCCGGGCGTTCCATGGGCGCCCTGATCGGGGGGCTGTACGCGGCAGGCAAGCTCGGCGCCTATACCGACTGGGTGCGTACGATCGGCCACCGCGAGGTGTTGCGCCTGCTCGATCCGGCGGTGGGCGCGCCGGGGGCGATCTGGGCCGAGAAGCTGATGGCTCCGGTCAGGGAACTGCTCGACGGCGTACGTTTCGAACAGTTGCCCGTGCCTTTCACGGCGGTCGCGACCGACCTGCTGGCCCGTCGAGCCGTGTGGTTCCGGCACGGTCCGGTGGACGTCGCGGTGCGGGCCTCCATCGCCCTGCCACCCGCCATCACCCCGGTCATGGTCGACGGTCGGCTCCTCGCCGACGGTGGCCTGATGGAGCCGCTGCCGATGGCGCCGACCACGTTCATGCCGGCCGACGCGGTCGTCGCCGTGTCCCTCAAGGGGGCCCGGGCCCAGCCGATGGCGCCTGTCCGGGGTGGCCAGTCTGCGAAACTCCCCGCCGACCTGGGCGCGCTTGATGTCATGAGCCTGTCGTTGGATGCCGTGGCGGACCTCCTCATCCGCTACCAGCTGGCCGGATACCCACCGGACCTGCTGATCGAGGTACCGACGGATGCCGCCCGGACGTATGAGTTCCACCGCGCTGTCGAGATGATCGAGGTCGGCCGGCGGGCGGCTCTGGAGGCCCTCGCGTCCAGGCCGTTCCCCTGA
- a CDS encoding AraC family transcriptional regulator gives MSALDEMRELLNRHARPDMSTAIDGIQVCKFTHPNASAAGMSGTVLAVIAQGGKRLALGERLYEYGPGEYLIASADLPVTGHVLDTGQPTLGFGMTLAPSALAELLLEADPRDLPATPRTASPGIAVSTASPSLLDAIVRLLRLLEQPADRKILAPMVKREILWHLLRGEQGVTIRQLGLADSGLAHINRAVRQIRENYATAFRVEDLAEIAGMSVSAFHRNFQTVTGMSPIQFQKRIRLQEARLLLASRPSDITGVGLSVGYDSPSQFSREYRRMFGAPPSKDTQLRTPPAELVTALP, from the coding sequence ATGTCTGCCCTGGACGAAATGCGTGAGCTTCTTAACCGGCATGCGCGGCCCGACATGAGCACGGCGATCGATGGCATTCAGGTATGCAAATTCACCCATCCGAATGCTTCGGCGGCCGGGATGTCCGGGACCGTGCTCGCAGTCATCGCCCAGGGCGGCAAACGCCTCGCCCTGGGCGAGCGCCTCTACGAGTATGGGCCCGGCGAGTACCTGATCGCCTCCGCCGACCTCCCCGTCACCGGCCATGTCCTGGACACCGGGCAGCCCACCCTCGGCTTCGGCATGACTCTCGCTCCCTCAGCCCTTGCTGAACTCCTCCTGGAAGCCGACCCCCGAGACCTGCCGGCCACCCCACGCACCGCATCACCCGGCATTGCCGTCTCCACGGCCTCGCCTTCACTGCTGGACGCCATCGTGCGCCTGCTGCGGCTGCTGGAGCAGCCTGCAGACCGCAAGATCCTCGCTCCCATGGTTAAGCGGGAAATCCTCTGGCATCTCCTGCGCGGCGAGCAGGGAGTCACCATCCGCCAACTCGGTCTCGCCGACAGCGGACTGGCCCACATCAACCGCGCCGTGCGTCAGATCCGGGAGAACTACGCCACCGCCTTCCGCGTGGAGGACCTGGCGGAAATCGCCGGCATGAGCGTTTCCGCGTTCCACCGCAACTTTCAGACCGTCACAGGGATGAGCCCCATCCAGTTCCAAAAACGCATCCGCCTGCAAGAAGCACGGCTCCTGCTCGCCAGCCGCCCCTCAGACATCACCGGTGTGGGCCTCAGCGTCGGCTACGACAGCCCCTCCCAGTTCAGCCGTGAATACCGCCGCATGTTCGGCGCACCGCCCAGCAAGGACACCCAACTCCGCACTCCGCCAGCAGAACTCGTCACTGCGCTGCCCTGA
- a CDS encoding SDR family NAD(P)-dependent oxidoreductase — MKVAVVTGASSGIGQSAALQIARRGTGVILTYSSNEQGAKDTVARIEQRGGTAVALHLDLGDTAGFTIFRETVAEVLRETFQRDSFDHLVNNAGFAGMAMIEDTREEEFDRLTDGLFKGPFFLTQALLPLLADGGAIVNLTSNSTLPQVTAPGYSVYAALKGAVAVLTRYMAKEFGPRGIRVNSVAPGATVTRFADDAFSKNPQIIPELAKTFTLGRVGEPDDIGMVIAMLVSEEGRWITAQDIEVSGGQNL, encoded by the coding sequence ATGAAGGTAGCCGTCGTCACCGGTGCAAGCTCCGGCATCGGCCAGAGCGCCGCCCTGCAGATCGCCCGGCGCGGTACCGGCGTCATCCTGACCTACAGCTCCAACGAACAGGGCGCCAAGGACACCGTCGCGCGGATCGAGCAGCGGGGCGGCACTGCCGTGGCGCTGCACCTGGATCTCGGCGATACGGCGGGATTCACCATCTTCCGGGAGACCGTTGCCGAGGTGCTGCGCGAGACCTTCCAGCGGGACTCCTTCGATCACCTGGTCAACAATGCCGGATTCGCCGGCATGGCGATGATCGAGGACACCCGCGAGGAGGAATTCGACCGGCTCACGGACGGCCTGTTCAAGGGGCCCTTCTTCCTCACCCAGGCCCTGCTGCCGCTCCTCGCCGACGGCGGCGCCATCGTCAATCTGACCAGCAACTCCACGCTGCCCCAGGTGACCGCGCCGGGATACTCCGTCTACGCGGCTCTCAAGGGCGCCGTGGCGGTGCTCACCCGCTACATGGCCAAGGAGTTCGGTCCCCGCGGCATCCGCGTGAACTCGGTCGCACCGGGAGCCACCGTCACCCGCTTCGCCGACGACGCGTTCAGCAAGAACCCGCAGATCATCCCGGAACTGGCGAAGACCTTCACTCTCGGCCGCGTCGGCGAGCCCGACGACATCGGCATGGTCATCGCCATGTTGGTCTCCGAGGAAGGCCGGTGGATCACCGCCCAGGACATCGAAGTATCCGGAGGCCAGAACCTCTGA
- a CDS encoding nitroreductase/quinone reductase family protein, whose translation MTDTADRSYNVGAVRRALAIGPGSPREARTIDITTLGRRTGRPRRIEIWFHHVDGRWYLSGMPVPRSWHANLSAHPHFTFHLKNGVRADLPATAVPVKDPAVRHRVLSAVVALQDEPGLRMRVTQRQRLEDWLKHSPLIEIVFDDERLRPPLS comes from the coding sequence ATGACCGACACCGCGGACAGAAGCTACAACGTGGGCGCGGTCAGACGCGCTCTGGCCATCGGCCCGGGCTCGCCGCGCGAGGCACGCACCATCGACATCACCACCCTGGGCCGGCGCACCGGTCGCCCAAGGCGCATCGAGATCTGGTTCCACCATGTCGACGGCCGCTGGTACCTCAGCGGGATGCCGGTGCCCCGAAGCTGGCACGCCAACCTGTCGGCGCACCCGCACTTCACCTTCCACCTCAAGAACGGCGTCCGGGCGGACCTGCCGGCCACGGCAGTGCCGGTCAAGGATCCCGCGGTGCGCCATCGCGTACTGTCTGCGGTAGTCGCCCTGCAGGACGAGCCCGGTTTGCGCATGCGCGTCACCCAGCGCCAGCGCCTGGAGGACTGGCTCAAGCACAGCCCGCTGATCGAGATCGTTTTCGACGACGAACGGCTGCGCCCGCCGCTGAGCTGA
- a CDS encoding winged helix-turn-helix transcriptional regulator, producing the protein MLAQTSTRASRRYEYVLTERGRSLRPVIVALAAWGNRQLAPQERSIVLVDTASGEEVEPVVVDARTGRGLDDSEAFVFTAGPAASAAMRARYAELRRRQVTAPEEGA; encoded by the coding sequence ATGCTCGCACAAACATCTACCAGAGCAAGCCGCCGGTACGAGTACGTGCTGACCGAGCGGGGCAGGTCACTGCGGCCGGTGATCGTGGCGCTGGCCGCCTGGGGGAACCGGCAGCTGGCACCGCAGGAGCGGTCCATCGTGTTGGTGGACACCGCCAGCGGCGAGGAGGTCGAGCCGGTCGTCGTGGACGCCCGCACGGGCAGGGGCCTCGACGACAGTGAGGCGTTCGTCTTCACCGCCGGCCCGGCCGCGAGTGCCGCGATGCGCGCGCGATACGCGGAACTGCGACGGCGGCAGGTCACCGCGCCTGAGGAAGGGGCGTAG
- a CDS encoding SMP-30/gluconolactonase/LRE family protein: MTSRDWAVLADLRCELGECPVWDEASARLHLVDIDGRRLWALDPASGTASGATCDRPVTALVPRADGGWLGVSGRDIGTLDPDDGTFQPLLSLPGPPDLALNDAVCGRDGNLYVGSIDRTRANRAALYVVEPDLNHRVLAGHVGASNGVDTSPDGRLLYHADSFADTVTAYGPDGRPVAAVRVAHPDGIAVDADGGVWVASWGSGMVFGYTPHLAPDRTLRLPTPLVSNMSFGGPGYRWLFVTTARSDGAELSGAVFTADVGVAGLPAARFVVGLDHRVR; encoded by the coding sequence GTGACATCCAGGGACTGGGCGGTGCTGGCCGACCTGCGCTGTGAGCTGGGGGAGTGCCCGGTCTGGGACGAGGCCTCGGCCCGCCTGCACCTGGTGGACATTGACGGCCGACGCCTCTGGGCCCTCGATCCTGCCTCCGGCACCGCCTCCGGCGCGACCTGCGACCGGCCGGTCACCGCCCTGGTGCCGCGGGCCGACGGGGGATGGCTCGGCGTGTCCGGGCGGGACATCGGCACCCTCGACCCGGACGACGGAACCTTCCAACCTCTGCTGTCCCTGCCCGGGCCGCCCGACCTGGCACTGAACGACGCGGTGTGCGGACGCGACGGCAACCTCTACGTCGGGTCGATCGACCGTACCCGGGCCAATCGCGCCGCCCTGTACGTGGTGGAGCCGGACCTGAACCATCGCGTCCTCGCCGGGCACGTGGGCGCATCCAACGGCGTCGACACCAGCCCGGACGGGCGCCTCCTCTACCACGCTGACAGCTTCGCCGACACGGTCACCGCGTACGGGCCCGACGGCCGCCCCGTTGCCGCGGTGCGGGTTGCGCACCCCGACGGGATCGCCGTCGACGCCGACGGCGGGGTCTGGGTGGCCTCGTGGGGATCCGGCATGGTGTTCGGCTACACGCCCCACCTCGCTCCGGACCGCACGCTACGCCTGCCCACGCCGCTGGTCAGCAACATGTCGTTCGGCGGTCCCGGCTATCGATGGCTCTTCGTCACGACCGCGCGGTCGGACGGCGCCGAGCTGTCCGGAGCCGTGTTCACCGCGGACGTCGGCGTAGCCGGTCTTCCGGCCGCCCGCTTCGTGGTCGGGTTGGATCACCGCGTCCGTTGA
- a CDS encoding SDR family NAD(P)-dependent oxidoreductase, which translates to MSGRGILVIGASSPIGTAIARAFTESGDRVVGVSLEQHSDPAFAAELVADCADPDAAARAVADAHRTLGRLDVVVPAAAVMPVAPATRTTDAQWRAALDVTLGSTFYVVRAALPLLPRGGTVVAVSSVNASLAAPGLPGYAAAKAGVEGLVRQLALEYGPAGIRVNAVAPGMIGKADLPSVTEGYPLRRVGRPDDVAAAVTFLASPAADFITGVVLPVDGGLSIASPAAWLRPDLRARWL; encoded by the coding sequence GTGAGCGGACGCGGGATCCTCGTCATCGGCGCCTCCTCGCCGATCGGCACCGCGATCGCCCGCGCCTTCACCGAATCCGGCGATCGCGTCGTGGGCGTCTCCCTCGAACAGCACAGCGACCCCGCCTTCGCGGCCGAACTGGTGGCCGACTGCGCCGACCCGGACGCGGCAGCCCGCGCCGTCGCCGATGCCCACCGCACACTCGGCCGACTCGACGTGGTGGTGCCCGCCGCCGCGGTCATGCCCGTCGCTCCGGCGACGCGGACCACCGACGCGCAGTGGCGGGCCGCCCTCGACGTGACCCTCGGCTCGACGTTCTACGTCGTCCGCGCCGCCCTGCCCCTGCTGCCGCGCGGCGGCACCGTCGTCGCGGTCAGCTCCGTCAACGCCAGCCTCGCCGCGCCCGGCCTGCCGGGCTACGCGGCCGCGAAAGCCGGCGTGGAGGGACTCGTCCGCCAGCTCGCGCTCGAGTACGGTCCCGCCGGCATCCGCGTCAACGCCGTCGCCCCCGGCATGATCGGCAAGGCCGACCTGCCCTCCGTCACCGAGGGCTACCCGCTGCGGCGGGTCGGCCGACCCGACGACGTCGCCGCCGCCGTGACGTTCCTCGCCTCGCCGGCAGCGGACTTCATCACCGGCGTCGTGCTGCCCGTCGACGGTGGCCTGTCGATCGCCTCACCAGCGGCGTGGCTCCGCCCCGACCTGCGAGCGAGATGGCTGTGA
- a CDS encoding dihydrodipicolinate synthase family protein: protein MPHTVHGLVPILATPFGPDGALDLPSLRRLTEFQLASGVTGVAVFGMASEGFALTTEERARILATVTEVVAGAVPVVAGINGTSTVTAIEQAGAAVAGGATTLMVLPPFMVKPTSDQLLAFYGDVAAAAGVEVMVQDAPGATGVTMPPTLIAELGKLDGVTSVKVESPPTAPKVVAVVAARADDRFAVLGGQNAQFCLEEYARGAIGTMPACEFPDLLGPVLADWQAGRHTDARAGFTRLLPLILFGLQQGIAWAVHKEVLVRRGLIADATVRSPARPLDPASRDSLATILADLGLAR from the coding sequence GTGCCCCACACCGTGCACGGCCTCGTGCCGATCCTCGCCACCCCGTTCGGGCCCGACGGCGCCCTCGACCTGCCCAGCCTGCGCCGGCTCACCGAGTTCCAGCTCGCCAGCGGCGTCACCGGCGTCGCCGTCTTCGGCATGGCCAGCGAAGGCTTCGCGCTCACCACCGAGGAGCGGGCCCGGATTCTCGCCACCGTCACCGAGGTGGTCGCCGGCGCGGTCCCAGTTGTCGCCGGGATCAACGGCACGTCGACGGTGACCGCGATCGAACAGGCCGGTGCCGCGGTGGCCGGCGGCGCGACCACGCTGATGGTGCTTCCTCCGTTCATGGTGAAGCCGACGTCCGACCAGCTGCTCGCCTTCTACGGCGACGTGGCCGCCGCCGCCGGGGTCGAGGTCATGGTCCAGGACGCGCCCGGCGCCACCGGCGTGACGATGCCGCCCACCCTCATCGCCGAGCTCGGCAAGCTCGACGGCGTCACTTCCGTCAAGGTGGAATCGCCGCCGACCGCGCCCAAGGTGGTCGCGGTGGTCGCCGCCCGCGCCGACGACCGCTTCGCCGTGCTCGGCGGCCAGAACGCCCAGTTCTGCCTGGAGGAGTACGCCCGCGGAGCGATCGGCACCATGCCCGCCTGCGAGTTCCCCGACCTGCTCGGCCCGGTGCTCGCAGACTGGCAGGCCGGCCGGCACACCGACGCCCGCGCGGGCTTCACCCGGCTGCTGCCGCTGATCCTGTTCGGCCTCCAGCAGGGCATCGCCTGGGCGGTGCACAAGGAGGTGCTGGTGCGCCGTGGCCTCATCGCCGACGCCACCGTCCGCTCGCCGGCCCGCCCGCTCGACCCGGCCAGCCGCGACTCACTCGCCACCATCCTCGCCGACCTTGGGCTTGCCCGGTGA
- a CDS encoding mandelate racemase/muconate lactonizing enzyme family protein produces MRVREVRTHVLKVRADEAYLGPKSDGSAIGGGYEVREPWRSLYSSRYETLLVEVVAEDGTTGWGEALAPVAPEVPAAVVDLLLAPVLVGMDATAPRPAWYRLRDLMRERGHLVGHQADALAAVDIALWDLAGRLTGLGVAQLLGGAFRTRLPTYVSGLPRPTDPQRAALARNWAERGAAAVKLHLGHGVAADLATVDAVREAAPGLRIAVDGHWAYGVDEATALARGLADRGAWFLEAPLAPEDIAGHAELVSRATVPIAVGETLRNRYEFAQWLDARALRIAQPDVARTGITEAMAIAELCAARHVPVAPHHSVGMGVSLAAGLHVAAAVADLAAFEYQPTSTEVGSRILTGPVPVHPAAFDLPAGPGLGVDVDAETVRALVKES; encoded by the coding sequence ATGCGGGTCCGCGAGGTGCGCACGCACGTGCTGAAGGTACGCGCTGACGAGGCCTACCTGGGGCCGAAGAGCGACGGGAGCGCCATCGGCGGCGGCTACGAGGTCCGCGAACCGTGGCGCAGCCTCTACTCGTCGCGCTACGAGACGCTGCTGGTGGAGGTGGTGGCCGAGGACGGCACCACCGGCTGGGGGGAGGCCCTCGCGCCGGTGGCGCCAGAGGTGCCGGCGGCCGTGGTCGACCTGCTGCTCGCGCCGGTGCTGGTCGGCATGGACGCCACCGCGCCGCGCCCGGCCTGGTACCGGCTGCGCGACCTGATGCGCGAGCGCGGACACCTGGTCGGCCACCAGGCCGACGCGCTCGCCGCCGTGGACATCGCGCTCTGGGACCTCGCCGGACGGCTGACCGGGCTCGGCGTCGCCCAGCTGCTCGGCGGCGCGTTCCGCACCCGGCTGCCCACGTACGTCTCCGGACTGCCCCGCCCCACCGACCCGCAGCGCGCGGCGCTGGCCCGGAACTGGGCCGAGCGGGGCGCCGCCGCGGTCAAGCTGCACCTCGGGCACGGCGTCGCCGCCGACCTCGCCACCGTCGACGCGGTCCGCGAGGCCGCGCCTGGCCTGCGCATCGCCGTGGACGGGCACTGGGCGTACGGGGTGGACGAGGCAACCGCGCTGGCGCGTGGTCTCGCCGATCGCGGCGCGTGGTTCCTGGAGGCGCCGCTTGCCCCAGAGGACATCGCCGGGCACGCCGAACTCGTCAGCCGCGCCACCGTGCCGATCGCCGTGGGGGAGACGCTGCGCAACCGGTACGAGTTCGCGCAGTGGCTGGACGCGCGGGCGTTGCGGATCGCCCAGCCGGACGTGGCCCGTACGGGCATCACCGAGGCGATGGCGATCGCCGAGCTGTGCGCCGCCCGGCACGTGCCCGTCGCACCGCACCACTCGGTCGGCATGGGTGTCTCGCTCGCCGCCGGCCTGCATGTCGCCGCGGCGGTCGCCGACCTCGCCGCGTTCGAGTACCAGCCGACCTCCACCGAGGTCGGATCCCGCATCCTCACCGGGCCGGTGCCTGTGCACCCGGCCGCGTTCGATCTGCCCGCGGGTCCCGGTCTCGGCGTCGATGTCGACGCCGAGACGGTTCGCGCCCTGGTCAAGGAGTCCTGA